ACGGTTATTATAGGTTAAATGGCAGCAAATATTGGATCACCAATGGGCCTGATGCGGATACATTGGTTGTTTATGCCAAAACCGATCCGGAAGCAGGCTCAAAAGGTATTACTGCCTTTTTGATCGAAAAAGCAATGTCAGGCTTTTCGACCTCAACTCATTTTGACAAGTTAGGCATGCGCGGGTCCAACACGGCGGAACTTATTTTTGAAGATGTTGAAGTGCCGTTTGAAAACGTTTTGGGGGAAGAGGGCAAAGGGGCCAAGGTTCTTATGTCGGGTTTGGATTACGAGCGGGTTGTCTTATCGGGAATTGGTACTGGGATTATGGCCGCCTGTCTGGATGAGGTGATGCCTTATTTGGTTGAACGCAAACAATTCGGCCAAAGTATCGGGGATTTTCAACTGATGCAGGGCAAAATTGCAGATATGTATACAGCGATGAATTCAGCCCGAGCCTATGTTTATGAGGCGGCAAAAGCCTGTGATCGGGGCGAAATTACCCGCCAAGATGCCGCCGGTTGCGTGCTTTATGCATCCGAGCAAGCGATGAAAATAGCCCACCAAGCCGTGCAGGCGATGGGCGGGGCAGGGTTTCTGGCTGACGCGCCGGTTGCGCGCCTTTTTAGAGATGCAAAATTGATGGAAATTGGTGCCGGTACGTCTGAAATTCGGCGTATGTTGATCGGTCGAGAGCTGATGTCGGCGATGCGCTGATGGGGAAGATGCGGATCATAATGGCTGCCATGAAGACGGGCGTCAGGTGAGGCTGCGTAACTTGCATCCCGCGTGGTTGGTTCTTGGCGTGTTTTGCCTGCTCTTACTTTTTTTGGCGTTGCGTTTGGGGGTGAAAGCTGCCGTTTTGGATGAGACAGCAACCATCACCTTTTACGCAAGGCATTATATCATTGTCTCCTCTAAAGAGGGGCATAGCGGGTCTGAGAGCGATTGCTATGCAACGCCGCATGATTTATTTTGGGTGCGCCTTGAGGTGATTTGCCAGCCAGGCGCGGCAGCACCCTACCGCTTTTTGATCGCGCCTTGGGGGCAATTGATCGGTACATCTCGGACGCCTCTTGGCTCTGATGATTTGCAGGCAGCGTTTATCGGAGGTCAAAATGCGTCTTTTCTCTAAAATAAAAACGGCATCAGAAGATTTCATGAGTAACCAATCTGCGCATTTGGAAAGCCTAGAATTGGTTCGCTCGGCGGCCGAGCTTGCAGCGGCTGGCGGCGGCGAAAAGGCCCGGCAGCGGCATCTGGACCGCGGCAAAATGTTGCCGCGCGCGCGGGTGGCCAATCTGTTGGATTATGGAAGCGCGTTTTTGGAAATTGGCGCAACCGCGGCGCATGGGCTGTATAATGGCGATGCGCCATCGGCCGGGTTGGTTGCGGGTATTGGTCAGGTGCACGGTCGGGACTGTATGATCATTTGCAATGATGCCACGGTGAAGGGGGGAACCTATTACCCAATGAGCGTGAAAAAGCATTTGCGCGCGCAAGAGATCGCAGAAGAATGTCATTTGCCCTGCCTATATCTGGTGGATAGTGGCGGTGCCAACTTGCCCAATCAAGATGAGGTTTTCCCCGATCGAGACCATTTTGGGCGGATTTTTTACAATCAAGCCAGAATGTCTGCCAAAGGCATCGCTCAACTTGCCGTGGTGATGGGCTCTTGCACTGCGGGCGGTGCCTATGTTCCGGCGATGTCTGATATCACAATTATCGTGCGCGGCGCGGGAACGATTTTCTTAGCCGGTCCTCCCTTGGTCAAAGCTGCCACGGGGGAAGTTGTAAGCGCCGAAGATCTTGGTGGCGCTGATGTGCATACGCGCCTATCCGGGGTGGCTGATTATCTGGCTGAGGATGATGACCATGCGCTGGCTTTGGCGCGCCAAGCTGTGGCCAATCTCAACCGTCCAAAACTGGAGCTGCCAAATTTGCAACCTGTTGAGGACCCCCAATATGATCCAAGTGAAATCTTAGGCGTTGTGCCGCGAGATTTGCGCAGTCAATATGATATACGCGAAGTGTTGGCGCGCTTGGTTGATGGGTCACGGTTTGATGAGTTTAAAGCCCGTTTTGGCACAACTTTGGTAACAGGCTTCGCGCATGTGATGGGGTGCCCTGTCGGAATTGTCGCCAATAACGGGGTCTTGCTAAGCGAAGCCGCGCAAAAAGGCGCGCATTTCATTGAACTTTGCAGCCAGCGAAAAATACCACTGGTGTTTTTACAAAATATTACAGGCTTTATGGTGGGGCAGCGCTATGAGAATGAAGGTATCGCCCGCCATGGTGCAAAAATGGTGACAGCGGTTGCCACCACGGCGGTGCCAAAAGTGACGGTTCTGATCGGGGGCAGTTTTGGGGCGGGAAATTACGGTATGTCGGGGCGGGCTTATCAGCCGCGTTTTTTATGGACTTGGCCGAATAGTCGAATTTCGGTGATGGGCGGCGCGCAAGCGGCGCAAGTTCTGGCCGCGTTGAAGCGTGATAATATCGAGCGGGCGGGCGGCGTTTGGTCCGCTGAAGAAGAAGCGGCATTTCAAAAACCCACTTTGGATATGTTTGAAGAGCAATCGCATCCGCTTTACGCCTCGGCGCGGCTTTGGGATGACGGGATCATTGATCCGCGAAAAACCCGTGAAACGCTTTATTGCTCGTTGCGGGCGGCCTTGAACGCGCCCATAGAGGAGACCCGCTTTGGCCTATTTAGAATGTAACATAAGCGGAGGCGCAGCGCGCGTAATCCAATCTATATTTGGTCAGTTTGGCATGAAACCGCAGATAGGGGGTTTACATGTTTGAGGCTATTTTAATCGCGAATCGTGGTGAAATTGCCTTGCGCGTGATGCGCAGCGCCCAGCGCATGGGCGTGCGTTGCATTGCGGTGTATTCCGATGCGGATCAGAATGCACAACATGTTTTGCAAGCCGATCACGCGGTGCATATTGGTGGCGCATTGCCAGCGCAAAGCTATCTTTGCGGTGAAAAAATAATTGCAGCCGCTTTAAGCTCTGGGGCGCAGGCTATTCATCCTGGTTATGGGTTTTTATCTGAAAACCCCGAATTTGTTGAGGCGGTAGAGGCTGCCGGCTTGGTTTTTATTGGGCCCTCGGCCAGCGCCATTCGAGCCATGGGGTTAAAAGATTCGGCAAAGGCCTTGATGGCGAAGGCAGGAGTGCCCGTGGTGCCTGGGTTTTCCGGCCATCAAGATCCCACGCGTTTGCAAAAAGAAGCTGAAAAAATAGGATTTCCGGTTTTGATTAAGGCGGTTGCGGGCGGCGGCGGGAAAGGTATGCGCTTGGTCAAATCTGCTAATGCCTTCGCGGCAGCCCTATCCGAGGCGCGTTCTGAGGCGGTAAATGCCTTTGGCAATGGCAATGTTTTGCTGGAAAAATTCATTTCGCAACCGCGTCATATTGAAGTACAGGTATTTGGGGACGGGGCAGATGTTCTGCATTTATTTGAACGGGATTGCTCTTTACAGAGGCGCCATCAAAAAGTTGTCGAGGAAGCGCCTGCACCCGGGATGACCGAGCAGATGCGCGCGGTGATGGGCAAGGCCGCAGTTGCAGCGGCCAAGGCTATAGAATATCGCGGAGCAGGCACGGTTGAGTTCATTGTTGATGGATCTGATGGGCTGCGTGAAGATCGCTTTTGGTTCATGGAAATGAACACCCGTTTGCAAGTTGAGCATCCTGTGACCGAAGCCATTACCGGCGTGGATCTCGTGGAGTGGCAGTTAAACGTGGCGGCGGGCGGTAAATTACCAATGCAGCAAAAAGATTTACAGATCACTGGCCATGCGATCGAAGCGCGGCTTTACGCCGAAGATCCCCAGCAAGATTTTTTGCCAATTGCGGGACAGCTGACGCATTTGGCCTTTCCCAGCGCGTGCCGCATCGATTCTGGGGTAATTGCCAATGATATGATAAGCGCATTTTACGACCCGATGTTGGCGAAAGTTATCGTGTTTGGTCAAAATCGGCGCGCTGCGATCGATAAAATGGGTCAGAGCTTGGCTGCGATTGAGATTGCCGGCATTAAGACAAATCTGGGTTTTCTCGCTGCGTTAACCCAAATTAGCGATTTCACATCATGCCGGCTGGATACAGGTTTGATTTCTAGAAATTCATCGGTGCTGACTGCGCCGGTCAAGTTGACGCCACGCGCCCTATTGGCGGGCGTGGTCTCTGCAGTTGGGAACCAGGTCACCATGTCGCGTTTAAGCGGGTTTTGTCTTTGGAAAGGCGCGTCACAAAGGGTGCAAGTAATCTTTGAGGGGCAACAGATCGTATTGCCGGTACAGCTGATTGAAAACCAAATTATTTTAAAATGGCAGGGTGCAGATTATCTCGCGGTTTACAGCGATGCGGGGTGGCAATTTGAGGGGGAGGCTTTGCCGGCCGCTCACCGGGCGGGGCGCGATATCACAGTGTTTGATCAGGGCGGTATAGCGCTGAAGCTGATTGACCCTTTAAGCCGCGCGGAAGTGGCTGCTGTTGGCACAACACAGATCGAGGCTCCGATGCCCGGGCTTGTAATTGCAGTATCTGTGAGCGCGGGGCAGGAGGTGGAAGAGGGCCAGCCTTTGATCACGTTAGAGGCGATGAAGATGCAGCAAGTGCTCTCTGCCCCTTTTTCCGCCAGGGTTGATGAGATTGCTGTTCAAGAGGGCGCTTATGTTGAGGCGCAAGCACTGCTTATTCAGCTAAAAAATGATCAAAATTAAATTTTTTTTGGTTTGAAACGAGATTTTTTTGATCGAATTTTCCGAATTTTAGAGGTTTGCGATCAATATGGTTAGGTTGCGCTATTCTGGGCGGTGAATTCTTCTCTTGGCATGTTGACCCCGAGTTCCCAGAGGGGTAAACCGAGCCAAGCCAACTGGGCGTTGGGTTTGCCACCGTAACGCCAAAATATGGAGCCGTCTGTGGATGACTTGCTAAGGGAATACCTCCCGATACTTGTATTTATGGCCATCGCTATTGGCCTTGGCTTATTGCTTATTTTGGCCGCCGTAGTGGTGGCTGTTCGAAATCCAGATCCCGAAAAAGTCTCTGCCTATGAGTGCGGATTTAATGCCTTTGACGATGCGCGAATGAAGTTCGATGTCCGATTCTATTTGGTTTCAATCCTCTTCATTATTTTTGATTTGGAAATTGCCTTTTTATTCCCTTGGGCGGTGGCCTTTAAGGATATAAGCATGGTCGGATTCTGGTCTATGATGGTGTTTTTGGGCGTTTTAACGATTGGCTTTGCCTATGAGTGGAAAAAAGGGGCTCTGGAATGGGATTGATGGCGGGCGTAAACGCGGCGGGTGTGGATAAAGAAGTTGCCACGCAAGAGCTGAACCGAGAGCTTCAAGATAAAGGCTTTTTGCTAACCTCGACAGAAGATATTATCAATTGGGCACGTACGGGCAGCTTACATTGGATGACGTTTGGATTGGCGTGTTGCGCCGTTGAAATGATGCATACCTCGATGCCTCGCTACGATCTTGAGCGTTTTGGAACAGCACCCCGCGCCAGCCCGCGCCAGTCGGATTTGATGATTGTGGCGGGTACTTTAACCAATAAAATGGCGCCAGCATTACGCAAAGTTTATGATCAGATGCCCGAACCGCGTTACGTGATTTCCATGGGCTCATGCGCCAATGGTGGCGGCTATTATCATTACAGCTATTCCGTGGTGCGTGGATGCGATCGCATTGTGCCCGTTGATATTTATGTCCCCGGTTGCCCACCAACAGCTGAAGCGTTGCTGTATGGGATCATGGCTTTGCAACGTAAAATCCGCCGCACGGGAACGATTGTACGATGACCCAGTCAAATGTTTCTGCTTTGAAGGAGTTAGGCGCTCAATTGGCCGATAAGCGTAAGGATTGCGTTTTAAGCTGGGAGATTGCGTTTGATGAGCTCACAATCTGTGTTGCTCCGTCTAATTTGCATAATTTTGTGAGTTTTTTGAAGACAGATGCGAATTGTCAGTTTTCGAGCTTGGTAGATATTACCGCAGTCGATTATCCAGAGCGCAGCGATCGTTTTGACGTCGTTTATCATTTTCTATCGATGTATCAAAACAAACGGGTTCGCCTGCGGGTGTCAATTCGCGAAGATGAAATGTTACCATCGATCTGTGATATTCATCCCTCAGCGAATTGGTTTGAACGCGAAGTATTTGATATGTTTGGTATTTTATTTACTGGTCATCCTGATTTGAGGCGATTACTGACAGATTATGGGTTTCGCGGGCACCCGCTGCGCAAAGACTTTCCGACAACCGGATATACCGAGGTGCGCTATGACGAAGCGCAAAAGCGTGTTGTGTATGAGCCTGTGAGTCTTGTGCAAGAATACCGGCAATTTGACTTTATGTCGCCATGGGAAGGGGCTGAATACGTGCTTCCTGGTGATGAAAAAGAGGCTGCGAAATGATGGATGGTTCCAACGAATTTAATGATGCGCTGACAGGCGAACAGAAAATTCGAAATTTCAACATAAATTTTGGCCCTCAGCATCCGGCGGCGCATGGTGTGTTGCGGCTGGTCTTGGAGCTTGATGGCGAAATCGTAGAGCGCTGCGATCCGCATATTGGCCTGTTGCATCGTGGCACTGAGAAGTTGATGGAAAGCCGCACTTATTTGCAGAACCTGCCCTATTTTGACCGGCTGGATTATGTCGCCCCGATGAACCAAGAACATGCGTGGTGTTTGGCGATTGAAAAGCTGACCGGCGTTAAGGTGCCACGTCGTGCCTCGCTGATACGGGTTCTTTACAGTGAAATAGGCCGCGTTTTAAATCACTTGTTGAATGTGACAACGCAGGCAATGGATGTGGGCGCCTTGACGCCGCCTCTTTGGGGATTCGAAGAGCGTGAAAAGCTGATGGTGTTTTATGAACGCGCTTCCGGCGCGCGTTTGCATGCGGCTTATTTCCGTCCCGGAGGGGTGCATCAGGATATCGGCGATGATTTGATCGATGATATAGAGGCTTGGGCCTTGGCGTTTCCAGAAGTGATGGATGACATCGATGGGCTATTAACAGAAAACCGAATTTTCAAGCAGCGCAATGCCGATATTGGTGTGATCAGCGAAGAAGATATTCTGAATTACGGCTTCTCGGGCGTGATGGTGCGTGGATCCGGTTTGGCTTGGGATCTACGGCGGGCACAGCCTTATGAGTGCTATGATGAGTTTGAGTTTCAAATCCCGGTTGGAAAGAACGGGGATTGTTATGATCGGTATTTGGTGCGGATGGAAGAAATGCGCCAATCGGTTTCGATTATTCGGCAGGCCATTGCTAAGTTACGTGTCGAAAAGGGCGATATTTTGGCGCGTGGTAAGCTGACACCGCCAAAGCGCACCGAGATGAAGCAATCGATGGAAGCGCTTATTCATCATTTTAAACTCTACACGGAAGGTTTTCATGTTCCCGCCGGTGAAGTTTACGCGGCGGTAGAAGCTCCGAAAGGTGAGTTTGGCGTGTATTTGGTGGCGGATGGAAGCAATAAACCGTATCGGGCAAAGTTGCGTGCGCCAGGGTTCTTGCATTTGCAAGCTATGGATTACATCGCGTCTGGGCACCAACTTGCGGATGTGGCTGCAATCATTGGTACGATGGACGTTGTTTTTGGAGAGATTGACCGCTGATGCTGCGCCGCTTACACCCTGATCAACCGGATAGTTTTGAGTTTACGCCTGCGAATAAAGCTTGGGCGGAAGCGCAAATCAGCAAATACCCCGAAGGCCGCCAAGCTTCGGCGATCATCCCGCTTCTTTGGCGCGCGCAAGAACAAGTGGGTTGGTTGCCACGCCCTGCCATTGAAGCCGTGGCAGATATGCTCGGCTTGGCGTATATGCGGGCTTTGGAAGTGGCGACATTTTACTTTATGTTTCAATTGCAACCTGTTGGATCTATTGCGCATATTCAAGTCTGTGGAACCACATCTTGTATGATTTGTGGCGCGGAAGATCTGATTTCAGTTTGTCGGGAGAAAATCGCTTCCGAGGCCCATCAGCTATCAGCTGACGGGAAGTTCAGCTGGGAAGAGGTTGAATGTTTGGGTTCTTGTACAAACGCACCAATGGCCCAGATCGGCAAGGATTATTACGAAAACCTAACGGTAGACGGCTTTGCTGCGTTGATCGATAAAATGGCAGAGGGCGCAATACCGCTGCCAGGCCCACAAAATGGTCGTTTTTCTTGCGAACCTTTGGGGGGCGCAACGTCTCTGACGCAATATGAAGCTAACCGGCAAGCCCATAACGCCAGTGCAGCGCTTGCGGTTGAGCTAAACGATACGCTCAAGCGCATCGATGGAAGCGAAGTGCCGCTGACAACGCCGTGGCTTGGCAAGTCAAGAGCAAAGGCCAAAATCGCTAAATCCAGCGCGAGTGAAAGCTTAACGGGCATTGCGGCGAAACAGCCGCGGCTTTTAAAGATGGCGCGCAAAGCGGGCGCTGATGACTTGGGGCAAATCAAAGGCATTGGGCCAAAGTTACAGGCGCTTTTAAACGCTGCGGGCATCTTTCACTTTGATCAGATTTCAAAATGGACTGCTGAGAATGTGGCCTGGGCTGACACGCATTTTCCGGGATTTAAAGGCTGTGCTAGTCGTGATGCTTGGCCAGCGCAGGCGGAAGCGCTTAGCGCGCAAAACAAGACGAAAACTCAAACTCGTGGTACAAAGGAATAGCGTTTTTAAGCGTGAGTTCCATTAGAGAGGAGTTTCAATATGTTAGAGCCGATTAAGTATACAAGCTGCCAGCTGGGCTGCTGGGCAATTTCGGGCGCTTCAGCTGTGTTGACCTTCATAATGTGTTTTGGTTTGGGCAAAATAGTCTTCATGGGCGCGGTTTTTTTTGCTGCGACCGTTTTCGTTGCCCTGGGTTTGCTGTTGGGGTGGGTGTTTTGCACACCTTTGGCTCCGCTTGGCGGCGCGCGCGCGCGTTCTTTGGTTGAGGCCAGCGCTGAAGATACTTCGCTTGGTGGCGTTGGTGCTGAACGATATGACGCAGCATCTGAGCCTGCTTCTACGCAGCTTCCCGGAGAGGTTGAACTTGCCGGACGTAAACCTGAATGGGCCTATGCGTCCTCTGCAGCAGGTGCAGATGTTACCGCCCCAGGCGCGATAGCGCAGCCGCGCAACGGTCAAGCAGATGATCTGAAAAAGATAAAAGGCGTTGGTCCAAAGCTGGAAGCGCTTTTGAACGCGCTTGGCGTTTTTCATTATGATCAAATTACGGCCTGGGGACCAGATGATATTGTTTGGATGGATGAAAACTTAAACGGGTTTAAGGGGCGTGTCAGCCGCGATGAATGGGTGGCGCAGGCGAAAGCCTTAACGACATAGAATTAACGATAAAAGGATGCGGCACGGCTCGCGTTCGAAGGGAAGATGATGGCGCAGGGCGCGGGGCAACATGAAAACAGACAGGGCCGTTTGGTGGCCTTGGTCATCGCAGGCGCTATGCTGCTTTGGATTGTTGTGCAATGGCTTGGTCCCAAGTTGGGGTTGGCCGGGCGGTTTGCAATATTGATAGATCTCGCTGTTTTGGCAGCGTTTATTTGGGCGATGGTGGTGTCTCTGCGCATGTGGCGGCACCGCCAGAAACAAGGGAAATGAGGCGCGTATGCTAACGGATAAAGATCGGATATTTACTAATATCTATGGCATGCATGATCGTTCGCTCGCCGGTGCGCGTGCGCGCGGCCATTGGGATGGTACGGCGGCCATTATCAAAAAGGGTCGCGACTGGGTCGTTGACACAATGAAAGCATCGGGTCTGCGCGGCCGCGGCGGCGCTGGGTTTCCGACCGGCCTCAAATGGTCTTTCATGCCCAAGGAAAGCGATGGGCGTCCGGCTTACCTTGTTGTTAACGCGGATGAATCAGAGCCGGGGACGTGCAAAGACCGCGAAATCATGCGCCATGACCCGCACACATTAATCGAGGGCTGTCTGATCGCCAGTTTTGCGATGAATGCCAACGCGTGTTACATTTACATCCGCGGCGAGTATATTCGCGAGCGCGAAGCGCTGCAGGCGGCGATCGATGAAGCCTATGATGCGGGCTTGCTTGGCAAGAATGCCGCCAAGTCGGGTTGGGATTTTGATCTTTATCTGCATCATGGGGCGGGTGCCTATATTTGCGGTGAAGAAACTGCCCTCTTGGAAAGCCTTGAAGGCAAAAAAGGAATGCCGCGGATGAAGCCGCCATTCCCTGCAGGTGCCGGGCTTTATGGCTGCCCTACGACGGTGAATAACGTGGAGTCGATCGCGGTTGTTCCAACTATTTTGCGCCGAGGCCCTGACTGGTTTAGCAGTTTTGGGCGGCCCAATAATGCGGGAACAAAACTGTTCGCGATTTCTGGGCATGTGAACAACCCATGCGTTGTTGAAGAGGCCATGTCGATCAGTTTTGAAGAATTGATTGAAAAGCATTGCGGCGGAATTCGTGGCGGTTGGAGTAATTTGAAAGCCGTTATTCCCGGCGGTTCTTCGGTTCCTTGTATCCGCGGCGAGCATATGCGTGATGCGATCATGGACTTTGATTATTTGCGCGAGCAACGCTCGGGGCTAGGAACCGCGGCGGTGATTGTGATGGATCAATCGACCGATATTATCAAAGCGATCTGGCGTCTTTCTAAGTTTTATAAGCATGAAAGTTGCGGGCAATGCACGCCGTGCCGTGAAGGTACTGGATGGATGATGCGCGTGATGGACCGTTTGGTGACAGGCGAGGCCGGTGTTGAAGAAATTGACATGCTGTTGGATGTGACCAAACAAGTGGAAGGGCACACTATTTGTGCGCTTGGCGATGCTGCGGCCTGGCCGATTCAGGGCCTTATCCGCAATTTCAGAGATGAAATAGAAGATCGGATCGCGCATAAGCGATCTGGTTCGATCGATGCGGTGGCGGCGGAATAAAACAATGCGTTGCTTGATAGCCATATTGCCAATCATGTTCTGCGTCTCTTGTGGTGAAAGCTACACAGACAATCAACATGCGTTTGACGGTGTGAAATTTAGCGCATCCTTGAAAGCGGGAAAAGACGCCCCTGAGGCCTTCTCGCTGCGCGTAAAAAAAGCTACGAAAAGTGTTGCGGGGGCGCGCGAAGCCGGGCGTTATGAGGCAACGAAATATTGCGTTGAAAAGTTTGGAACCTCAGATATTGCTTGGATAATGGGCCCTGACAACCCCGATTTAGAGCTTGAAAATGGCAATTTTAACCTGACTGGGAGCTGCGTGATTTTATGAGCCAAGCGTTATCCGATATGCGCCAAACGGGGTGCTATTCTTGCCTTGTCTGCCCAGCCACGCTTGGCCACATGCTGGTCAGCGCATTAAGAGCCGTCGCAGCGCAGCCCTCTAACGCAACAAAAGTTGAGATCATACAATGACCACAATGCGTACCATCGTTATCGACGATAATGAAATTGAAGTAGATAGCGCCATGACGTTGATCCAAGCTTGCGAGCAAGCTGGCATTGAAGTGCCGCGCTTTTGTTACCATGAGCGCCTTACAATCGCTGGTAATTGTCGTATGTGTTTGGTCGAAGTTGTCGGGGGGCCACCAAAACCTGCGGCCTCTTGCGCGATGCAGGTGCGCGATCTGCGCCCCGGACCGGAAGGGCAGCCACCGGTGATCAAGACCAATTCACCAATGGTCAAAAAGGCCCGTGAAGGCGTGATGGAGTTTTTACTGATCAATCATCCGCTGGATTGTCCGATTTGTGATCAGGGTGGTGAATGTGATCTTCAGGATCAGGCGATGGCTTATGGCCTTGATTTTTCGCGGTTTCGCGAAGCCAAACGGGCAAGTACCGATTTGGATCTTGGCCCTCTAGTTGAAACGCATATGACGCGTTGCATCAGTTGCACGCGCTGCGTGCGCTTCACAACAGAAGTTGCTGGAATCACGCAGATGGGTCAAACTGGACGCGGCGAAGATAGCGAAATAACCAGCTATCTTGGGGAAACGCTGAACAGCAACCTGCAAGGCAATATTATCGATCTCTGCCCTGTTGGGGCTTTGACGTCAAAGCCCTATGCTTTCACCGCGCGCCCTTGGGAGTTAACAAAAACAGAAACAATCGACGTGATGGATGC
The sequence above is drawn from the Rhodobacteraceae bacterium IMCC1335 genome and encodes:
- a CDS encoding isovaleryl-CoA dehydrogenase (catalyzes the formation of 3-methylbut-2-enoyl CoA from 3-methylbutanoyl CoA), whose translation is MFLASMRFDLGEDVQALQDVVHRFSQDRIRPLAGQIDRSNKFPDALWQELGKMGLLGITISGAHGGAEMGYLAHTVAIEEIARASASVALSYGAHSNLCVNQISLNGTEEQKQKYLPKLVSGHHIGALAMSEPAAGSDVVSMQLCAEKRNGYYRLNGSKYWITNGPDADTLVVYAKTDPEAGSKGITAFLIEKAMSGFSTSTHFDKLGMRGSNTAELIFEDVEVPFENVLGEEGKGAKVLMSGLDYERVVLSGIGTGIMAACLDEVMPYLVERKQFGQSIGDFQLMQGKIADMYTAMNSARAYVYEAAKACDRGEITRQDAAGCVLYASEQAMKIAHQAVQAMGGAGFLADAPVARLFRDAKLMEIGAGTSEIRRMLIGRELMSAMR
- a CDS encoding methylcrotonoyl-CoA carboxylase, whose protein sequence is MRLFSKIKTASEDFMSNQSAHLESLELVRSAAELAAAGGGEKARQRHLDRGKMLPRARVANLLDYGSAFLEIGATAAHGLYNGDAPSAGLVAGIGQVHGRDCMIICNDATVKGGTYYPMSVKKHLRAQEIAEECHLPCLYLVDSGGANLPNQDEVFPDRDHFGRIFYNQARMSAKGIAQLAVVMGSCTAGGAYVPAMSDITIIVRGAGTIFLAGPPLVKAATGEVVSAEDLGGADVHTRLSGVADYLAEDDDHALALARQAVANLNRPKLELPNLQPVEDPQYDPSEILGVVPRDLRSQYDIREVLARLVDGSRFDEFKARFGTTLVTGFAHVMGCPVGIVANNGVLLSEAAQKGAHFIELCSQRKIPLVFLQNITGFMVGQRYENEGIARHGAKMVTAVATTAVPKVTVLIGGSFGAGNYGMSGRAYQPRFLWTWPNSRISVMGGAQAAQVLAALKRDNIERAGGVWSAEEEAAFQKPTLDMFEEQSHPLYASARLWDDGIIDPRKTRETLYCSLRAALNAPIEETRFGLFRM
- a CDS encoding biotin/lipoyl-binding protein, whose product is MFEAILIANRGEIALRVMRSAQRMGVRCIAVYSDADQNAQHVLQADHAVHIGGALPAQSYLCGEKIIAAALSSGAQAIHPGYGFLSENPEFVEAVEAAGLVFIGPSASAIRAMGLKDSAKALMAKAGVPVVPGFSGHQDPTRLQKEAEKIGFPVLIKAVAGGGGKGMRLVKSANAFAAALSEARSEAVNAFGNGNVLLEKFISQPRHIEVQVFGDGADVLHLFERDCSLQRRHQKVVEEAPAPGMTEQMRAVMGKAAVAAAKAIEYRGAGTVEFIVDGSDGLREDRFWFMEMNTRLQVEHPVTEAITGVDLVEWQLNVAAGGKLPMQQKDLQITGHAIEARLYAEDPQQDFLPIAGQLTHLAFPSACRIDSGVIANDMISAFYDPMLAKVIVFGQNRRAAIDKMGQSLAAIEIAGIKTNLGFLAALTQISDFTSCRLDTGLISRNSSVLTAPVKLTPRALLAGVVSAVGNQVTMSRLSGFCLWKGASQRVQVIFEGQQIVLPVQLIENQIILKWQGADYLAVYSDAGWQFEGEALPAAHRAGRDITVFDQGGIALKLIDPLSRAEVAAVGTTQIEAPMPGLVIAVSVSAGQEVEEGQPLITLEAMKMQQVLSAPFSARVDEIAVQEGAYVEAQALLIQLKNDQN
- a CDS encoding NADH-quinone oxidoreductase subunit A (Catalyzes the transfer of electrons from NADH to quinone), which encodes MDDLLREYLPILVFMAIAIGLGLLLILAAVVVAVRNPDPEKVSAYECGFNAFDDARMKFDVRFYLVSILFIIFDLEIAFLFPWAVAFKDISMVGFWSMMVFLGVLTIGFAYEWKKGALEWD
- a CDS encoding NADH-quinone oxidoreductase subunit B is translated as MAGVNAAGVDKEVATQELNRELQDKGFLLTSTEDIINWARTGSLHWMTFGLACCAVEMMHTSMPRYDLERFGTAPRASPRQSDLMIVAGTLTNKMAPALRKVYDQMPEPRYVISMGSCANGGGYYHYSYSVVRGCDRIVPVDIYVPGCPPTAEALLYGIMALQRKIRRTGTIVR
- a CDS encoding NADH-quinone oxidoreductase subunit C, whose amino-acid sequence is MTQSNVSALKELGAQLADKRKDCVLSWEIAFDELTICVAPSNLHNFVSFLKTDANCQFSSLVDITAVDYPERSDRFDVVYHFLSMYQNKRVRLRVSIREDEMLPSICDIHPSANWFEREVFDMFGILFTGHPDLRRLLTDYGFRGHPLRKDFPTTGYTEVRYDEAQKRVVYEPVSLVQEYRQFDFMSPWEGAEYVLPGDEKEAAK
- a CDS encoding NADH-quinone oxidoreductase subunit D — translated: MMDGSNEFNDALTGEQKIRNFNINFGPQHPAAHGVLRLVLELDGEIVERCDPHIGLLHRGTEKLMESRTYLQNLPYFDRLDYVAPMNQEHAWCLAIEKLTGVKVPRRASLIRVLYSEIGRVLNHLLNVTTQAMDVGALTPPLWGFEEREKLMVFYERASGARLHAAYFRPGGVHQDIGDDLIDDIEAWALAFPEVMDDIDGLLTENRIFKQRNADIGVISEEDILNYGFSGVMVRGSGLAWDLRRAQPYECYDEFEFQIPVGKNGDCYDRYLVRMEEMRQSVSIIRQAIAKLRVEKGDILARGKLTPPKRTEMKQSMEALIHHFKLYTEGFHVPAGEVYAAVEAPKGEFGVYLVADGSNKPYRAKLRAPGFLHLQAMDYIASGHQLADVAAIIGTMDVVFGEIDR
- the nuoE gene encoding NADH-quinone oxidoreductase subunit NuoE, which encodes MLRRLHPDQPDSFEFTPANKAWAEAQISKYPEGRQASAIIPLLWRAQEQVGWLPRPAIEAVADMLGLAYMRALEVATFYFMFQLQPVGSIAHIQVCGTTSCMICGAEDLISVCREKIASEAHQLSADGKFSWEEVECLGSCTNAPMAQIGKDYYENLTVDGFAALIDKMAEGAIPLPGPQNGRFSCEPLGGATSLTQYEANRQAHNASAALAVELNDTLKRIDGSEVPLTTPWLGKSRAKAKIAKSSASESLTGIAAKQPRLLKMARKAGADDLGQIKGIGPKLQALLNAAGIFHFDQISKWTAENVAWADTHFPGFKGCASRDAWPAQAEALSAQNKTKTQTRGTKE
- a CDS encoding NADH:ubiquinone oxidoreductase; amino-acid sequence: MLEPIKYTSCQLGCWAISGASAVLTFIMCFGLGKIVFMGAVFFAATVFVALGLLLGWVFCTPLAPLGGARARSLVEASAEDTSLGGVGAERYDAASEPASTQLPGEVELAGRKPEWAYASSAAGADVTAPGAIAQPRNGQADDLKKIKGVGPKLEALLNALGVFHYDQITAWGPDDIVWMDENLNGFKGRVSRDEWVAQAKALTT